The window GGTCCACCGCGCGGGAGGCGAGGAGGTAGTCGCGCATCACGATGCCGTGGCGGCCCTCCTCGGCGGTCCAGCGGTGCACCCAGGTGCCCCAGGCGCCGTCCCGGCCGAAGAGCGAGGCGATCTCGTGGTGGTAGCTGGGGAGGTTGTCCTCGGTCAGCAGGTTCACGACGAGCGCGATCCGGCCGATCTCGGTGACCTTGGACTGCTCCTTGTCCCAGGCCTCGCCGTCCTCGAAGAAGCCGGGGAAGTTACGGCCGTCGGACCACGGCACGTACTCGTGCGGCATCCAGTCCTTGGCGACCTTCAGATGACGGTTCAGCTCCGTCTCGACCACTTCCTCCAGCGCGTAGAGCAGCCGGGCGTCGGTCCAGGCGGAGGACGGGCTACCGAGGTGCGGGGAAGTGATCGTCACGGGAACTCCAGGGGGACGTAACACGAGCGGAAGCGGACCGGCGAGCGGTCAGTGGAACCTACGGAATCGTAGGCTACGAATCCGTAGGTTACGTAGCCGTAGGTTAAGAGCGGTGTAAAGACTGCTGATCAGACCGGGTTCGGACCGGGTTCCCAAGGACGTTCAGGGCATGCCAAACAGCCCCGGGAATTGCAGGTCCCGGGGCTGGGGGGAGTGGCTCGTTCACTCGTCAGGCATACAACTCGCGCATCCGCACCGAGAGACATGTCACACATCCTTCGAGCTTCTCGAACTCGCTGATGTCGACCACGACCGGCTCATGGCCGAGGTCGGCCAGTAGCTCCGCCGTCTTCGGCGCGCTCGCGGAGATCAGCAGCTTGTGGCCGCCGAGCAGCACCACATGGCCGCCGGCCTCCTCGGGCACCGACAGGAAACGCGGGAAGAGCGCCGGCCGGTCGACCTTGGGGATATGTCCGATCACCGTGCCGTCGGGCAGCGCCGTGACCGCGGACTTCAGATGCAGCACCTTGCTCACCGGTACGGCGACCACCCGCGCCCCGAGCGGTTCGAAGGCGGCCCGCACCTGCTGGACGCCGGCCGCGTTGGTGCGCCCGCCGCGGCCCACGTAGATCGTGTCGCCGACCTTCAG of the Streptomyces sp. NBC_00287 genome contains:
- the ddaH gene encoding dimethylargininase yields the protein MPSKKALVRRPSPRLAEGLVTHIEREKVDVDRATEQWEAYVEALRAHGWETVEVDPADDCPDSVFVEDTVVMYKNVALITRPGAQARRAETIGVEEAVASLGCSVNWIWEPGTLDGGDVLKVGDTIYVGRGGRTNAAGVQQVRAAFEPLGARVVAVPVSKVLHLKSAVTALPDGTVIGHIPKVDRPALFPRFLSVPEEAGGHVVLLGGHKLLISASAPKTAELLADLGHEPVVVDISEFEKLEGCVTCLSVRMRELYA